A DNA window from Salvelinus fontinalis isolate EN_2023a chromosome 28, ASM2944872v1, whole genome shotgun sequence contains the following coding sequences:
- the LOC129826067 gene encoding leucine zipper putative tumor suppressor 1-like isoform X1 has translation MGSVSSLISGHSLHSKHCQATEYKLKKAGHPRKTGRSLDGLLKYSFAQGSSNNTSKAISQAGRSEDFFYIKVSHKPRTTHQRGIPTEDHLGQGHFTDTEPDSRVPPKLLPMSGKLEKNTENALIRPTAFKPVIPRSTSSTETRDNLTHLLIPPERTKDSQGPKQDTFSVTLSDSGQDSMSSLPTQSTNGSLSASTGPLSQCAGGSAHGMTQPLQPPRSTWTNGNGIRASARVAALSNGGAVKANRDAVSIPSTQQHIPLLEEMGGCNRSPISMDESLIELLEQRLLESETELQELQVSFEEKEVDTCQPFEERQRYCVEEMEGLKQRCSTKLRQVSHRAVRNHQALQLQVSQLQQDKQRLQDELARMTQEKDLTEVKLRSFEREKTQLEPTLEETQWEVCQKTGEISLLKQHLRDSQADVTHKLNDIVSLKVSLKETRAKIEALGQQNKEQEDKIRSRSVEVEVCHNELQRKKNEADLLREKVGILETDIKGIKKDLALAKEQRQQQKAKLEAQAQQRSDQSGGRQGCMSTDSLQGEVERLKGELREERETQERLLNSFEHERQTWNKEKDRVIKYQNQLQLNYLQMHKKNQDLERILQELTVELESRPELDVDIHSSGLHYEDMIATEI, from the exons ATGGGAAGCGTCAGCAGCCTCATCTCAGGTCACAGTCTTCACAGCAAGCACTGTCAGGCCACGGAGTACAAATTAAAGAAAGCAGGCCATCCCCGGAAGACAGGCCGGAGCCTGGATGGCCTACTGAAGTATAGCTTTGCACAGGGGTCCTCCAACAACACATCTAAAGCCATCTCTCAGGCAGGCAGGAGTGAGGACTTCTTTTACATAAAAGTGAGCCACAAGCCGCGGACGACTCACCAGAGAGGCATCCCAACAGAGGACCATTTAGGACAGGGACATTTTACTGATACGGAACCAGACAGTAGAGTGCCACCTAAATTGCTGCCTATGTCTGGGAAACTGGAGAAG AATACCGAGAACGCTTTGATCCGGCCCACAGCCTTCAAGCCAGTCATCCCTAGGAGCACCTCTTCCACAGAGACTCGCGACAATCTCACCCACCTGCTTATTCCCCCAGAAAGGACCAAAGACTCCCAGGGGCCCAAACAGGACACCTTTTCAGTGACCCTCTCAGACTCTGGGCAGGATTCAATGTCCAGCCTGCCTACTCAAAGCACCAATGGGAGCCTCAGTGCTTCCACAGGCCCATTGTCTCAGTGTGCAGGAGGCTCAGCCCATGGCATGACCCAACCCCTGCAGCCCCCCCGCTCTACATGGACCAATGGGAATGGCATTAGAGCCAGTGCTAGGGTTGCAGCTCTAAGCAATGGAGGGGCAGTGAAGGCTAACAGAGATGCCGTCTCCATACCGTCCACTCAGCAGCATATTCCTCTGTTGGAGGAGATGGGAGGCTGTAATCGCTCTCCCATCTCAATGGACGAGTCCCTCATTGAGCTGCTGGAGCAGAGGCTGCTGGAGAGtgagacagagctgcaggagctgCAGGTGAGCTTTGAGGAGAAAGAGGTGGACACTTGCCAGCCGTTTGAGGAGAGGCAGAGGTATTGTGTTGAGGAGATGGAGGGCCTGAAGCAGAGGTGCTCCACCAAGCTCAGGCAGGTCTCGCACAGGGCCGTGAGGAACCACCAGGCCTTGCAACTGCAGGTCAGTCAGCTGCAACAAGACAAGCAGAGGCTCCAGGATGAGCTGGCCAGGATGACCCAGGAAAAGGACCTGACAGAGGTCAAACTGAGGTCGTTTGAGAGGGAGAAAACCCAGCTCGAGCCCACCTTAGAGGAGACCCAGTGGGAG GTATGTCAAAAGACTGGGGAGATCTCCCTGCTGAAGCAGCATCTCAGGGACTCCCAGGCTGATGTCACTCACAAGCTGAATGACATCGTCAGCCTCAAGGTCTCGCTGAAGGAGACTCGGGCCAAAATTGAGGCATTGGGGCAGCAGAACAAAGAACAAGAGGACAAGATACGCTCTCGCAGTGTGGAGGTTGAG GTATGCCACAATGAGCTCCAGCGCAAGAAGAACGAGGCTGATCTTCTAAGAGAAAAGGTGGGTATACTAGAGACAGACATCAAAGGAATTAAAAAGGATCTGGCCCTGGCAAAAGAACAGAGGCAGCAGCAGAAGGCCAAACTGGAGGCCCAGGCCCAGCAGAGGTCAGACCAGAGTGGGGGGAGACAAGGGTGCATGAGCACTGATTCCCtccagggagaggtggagagactgAAAGGGGAgctcagggaagagagagagactcaggagAGGCTGTTGAACAGCTTTGAGCATGAAAGACAGACGTGGAACAAGGAGAAGGACAGAGTCATCAAGTACCAGAACCAGCTTCAGCTCAACTATCTGCAGATGCACAAGAAGAACCAAGATTTGGAGAGAATCCTGCAGGAGCTCACAGTGGAGCTGGAGAGTCGGCCGGAGCTCGACGTGGACATCCACAGCTCAGGGTTACACTATGAGGATATGATAGCCACAGAAATTTGA
- the LOC129826067 gene encoding leucine zipper putative tumor suppressor 1-like isoform X2: MENTENALIRPTAFKPVIPRSTSSTETRDNLTHLLIPPERTKDSQGPKQDTFSVTLSDSGQDSMSSLPTQSTNGSLSASTGPLSQCAGGSAHGMTQPLQPPRSTWTNGNGIRASARVAALSNGGAVKANRDAVSIPSTQQHIPLLEEMGGCNRSPISMDESLIELLEQRLLESETELQELQVSFEEKEVDTCQPFEERQRYCVEEMEGLKQRCSTKLRQVSHRAVRNHQALQLQVSQLQQDKQRLQDELARMTQEKDLTEVKLRSFEREKTQLEPTLEETQWEVCQKTGEISLLKQHLRDSQADVTHKLNDIVSLKVSLKETRAKIEALGQQNKEQEDKIRSRSVEVEVCHNELQRKKNEADLLREKVGILETDIKGIKKDLALAKEQRQQQKAKLEAQAQQRSDQSGGRQGCMSTDSLQGEVERLKGELREERETQERLLNSFEHERQTWNKEKDRVIKYQNQLQLNYLQMHKKNQDLERILQELTVELESRPELDVDIHSSGLHYEDMIATEI; this comes from the exons AATACCGAGAACGCTTTGATCCGGCCCACAGCCTTCAAGCCAGTCATCCCTAGGAGCACCTCTTCCACAGAGACTCGCGACAATCTCACCCACCTGCTTATTCCCCCAGAAAGGACCAAAGACTCCCAGGGGCCCAAACAGGACACCTTTTCAGTGACCCTCTCAGACTCTGGGCAGGATTCAATGTCCAGCCTGCCTACTCAAAGCACCAATGGGAGCCTCAGTGCTTCCACAGGCCCATTGTCTCAGTGTGCAGGAGGCTCAGCCCATGGCATGACCCAACCCCTGCAGCCCCCCCGCTCTACATGGACCAATGGGAATGGCATTAGAGCCAGTGCTAGGGTTGCAGCTCTAAGCAATGGAGGGGCAGTGAAGGCTAACAGAGATGCCGTCTCCATACCGTCCACTCAGCAGCATATTCCTCTGTTGGAGGAGATGGGAGGCTGTAATCGCTCTCCCATCTCAATGGACGAGTCCCTCATTGAGCTGCTGGAGCAGAGGCTGCTGGAGAGtgagacagagctgcaggagctgCAGGTGAGCTTTGAGGAGAAAGAGGTGGACACTTGCCAGCCGTTTGAGGAGAGGCAGAGGTATTGTGTTGAGGAGATGGAGGGCCTGAAGCAGAGGTGCTCCACCAAGCTCAGGCAGGTCTCGCACAGGGCCGTGAGGAACCACCAGGCCTTGCAACTGCAGGTCAGTCAGCTGCAACAAGACAAGCAGAGGCTCCAGGATGAGCTGGCCAGGATGACCCAGGAAAAGGACCTGACAGAGGTCAAACTGAGGTCGTTTGAGAGGGAGAAAACCCAGCTCGAGCCCACCTTAGAGGAGACCCAGTGGGAG GTATGTCAAAAGACTGGGGAGATCTCCCTGCTGAAGCAGCATCTCAGGGACTCCCAGGCTGATGTCACTCACAAGCTGAATGACATCGTCAGCCTCAAGGTCTCGCTGAAGGAGACTCGGGCCAAAATTGAGGCATTGGGGCAGCAGAACAAAGAACAAGAGGACAAGATACGCTCTCGCAGTGTGGAGGTTGAG GTATGCCACAATGAGCTCCAGCGCAAGAAGAACGAGGCTGATCTTCTAAGAGAAAAGGTGGGTATACTAGAGACAGACATCAAAGGAATTAAAAAGGATCTGGCCCTGGCAAAAGAACAGAGGCAGCAGCAGAAGGCCAAACTGGAGGCCCAGGCCCAGCAGAGGTCAGACCAGAGTGGGGGGAGACAAGGGTGCATGAGCACTGATTCCCtccagggagaggtggagagactgAAAGGGGAgctcagggaagagagagagactcaggagAGGCTGTTGAACAGCTTTGAGCATGAAAGACAGACGTGGAACAAGGAGAAGGACAGAGTCATCAAGTACCAGAACCAGCTTCAGCTCAACTATCTGCAGATGCACAAGAAGAACCAAGATTTGGAGAGAATCCTGCAGGAGCTCACAGTGGAGCTGGAGAGTCGGCCGGAGCTCGACGTGGACATCCACAGCTCAGGGTTACACTATGAGGATATGATAGCCACAGAAATTTGA